CGCCCCGCCGCAGATATCCCCAGACCTGTGCCGCCGCCTCTTGCCACGCAGACTGCCGCTGTCCTCGATCTTGGCTAAAGCTGAAGCTCAGGGGTAGCTGCTGTTGCTCTGACCGCAACCACGGCATCAGGGTCCGTTGAGCCACCCCCAACCCATCATGCCCCGCGGGAAAGGCCACCACCGGGCTAGCCTGCAACCGGCGCAGGGGGCTTTTACCGTGATCAATTCCGGGTCCCCCGGTCCCACCCCAATGCCGTAGAGTCGCCCCAGGGGAGTTACTACGTCAGCATCAGATGGTGCCATCACCCCTCTTCAGATTCCGATTGGGCCTCTGGTTCTGGCTGGGCCTCAGATGGTTCCCCAGCGGGAGAGGAGGGGGTGCGCCCATTGGGCGAGTCCTGGTCAAGGGCCATAGCGCCATCTGCAGAACTAGTGGCAGTCGGGGGCGGCGGGGGCGGCGGTTCCACCATCGGCGATGGCATCGGCACTTCCTCTACCGTGGGGAGGGTTTCCAGGGTGAGCTTGGTGGGTTGATTGCCACCAGACAACCGTTTCAACAACTTGGGTTTAGGATCATGCAGCAGGTAAATGATGCGATCCCCCACTTGCCAAGTATCCTCTGCCAAGGCTACCCGCAGCCGATTATCACGCTCCACTAGCAAAGGGACCAGTTCCTTACTGCGAATTAACGCCTTCAAATGAGCCTGCTGGAACAGCGTGCCCTCTGAGCGTAGGCGAGTTTCCCCTAGGCGCACGGCCCCATCTCGAATGTAGTTATTCCAGGTTTTGAGGGAAATTTGTGGTGTCAGGGCCGGTTGCACCCGAGATTTACTGGGCAGGGTCTCTGGCGACTTATCTTTCGGGAAAACAGCCAGAACCCGAGGCGGCTGAAATTCTTCCAGGGCTTTCTGGGCAATGACCGCATTCACCTCACCGTTATTGGTCATGGCCAACAGCGTTCCCGCCGACGCTAGGCCAGCTTCCTCTAACACATTGACATCGAGGGCACTGCTGAGGAAAACCTTGAGATTTTCCTGCTCAGCTTGTTGACAGGCTTCCTCATCGGTATCGATTAACACCACCGATTCTCCATGTTCTTTATAGAGCCGGGCAATCAACAGGCTGAGAGGATTACAGCCCACAACGACAGCGCCACTAGACTGGCTAGAGGTGAGTCTTAGCAGTTGAGCTACCCACCGAGCCGATAGCCCCTGCACCAGCACCGTCAGAATAATCGTTAAAAATACTAGGGCTTTAATGGCATCGCCCCCGCTGATGCCATTGTCTGTCAGCAAAATCCCAAACAATGAGGCCACCGAGGCCGAGACAATGCCGCGGGGAGCAATCCAACTCAAAAATGTTTTTTGACGCCAGTCCAGATCACTATCACGGGTGCAGAGCCAAATATTCAGAGGCCGTACAATCAGCATCAACACCAGCACCGTCAGCAGCGCCCCTCGCCCCAGGGCAAACACACTGGCGATGGAGAGATCGGCGGCCAACAACACAAACAACACCGATACTGCCAGAATCGTGAGCTGTCCCTTAAAGCGCCGCAGCAACCGTTCATCTGGAACCGAGAGGGCGCGCACCACAATGCCGGCCACCACCGCCGCCATCAGACCAGACTCGCTGCGAATGTTCTGGGCCAGACCAAATAGTCCCCATAACCCCGCTAAGACCACCAAGTTGCGGAGTTCTTCTGAGAGAAAGTCAGCCCGCTTCAAAAATAGACCAATGATGGCCCCACCCAGAGCACCGATGGCAGCTCCAATCCCTAAGCGGATTAACAGACCACTGACCACAGAGATAGGAGCTGCATCTCCATTCAGAATAATATCTAGGACCACCACTGCCAGGATGGCCCCCACCGGGTCGATGAGGACCCCTTCTCCTTCCAACAGGGCGGCCACCTTGCGATCGACCTTGACTTGGCGGAGTAGGGGGTTGATGACGGTGGGACCGGTAACAACGACCAGAGAGGCATAGAGAAAGGCCAGGGGCCAGGGGAACTCTCCCAACCAGTGAGCAGCCATGCCGCCGCCGATTAAGGTTACGAAAATGCCTGTGGTGACTAGGTTTCGCAGACTAGTGGAGACCTGCCCCAGGTCTTTCAGTTCTAAGCTCAGCCCCCCTTCAAACAGGATCAAGGCCACACTGAGGGCGACCATCACCTCTAAGCCAATGCCCAACGATTGGGGGTGCAGCCAGTCTAAGACATCAGGTCCCAGGCCAATGCCAAATAGCAGTAGAAAAATAATGCTGGGCACTTTGAAGTACTCAGCAATGACCTGGGCGGAAATTCCTGCCAGGACTGTCAGAACGATCTGTAACGTGACCTCAAAGGGAGCGTCCATAAGGCAGCACAGCTAGTTGGCCGTCCCCACACTATCTAGAGAACTACGACAGCGTGGCACCCAGGGTTATGATGGCGTGGAACTGTGCACTTGAGAGCAACTGGGTCTACCGGTAAAGTCGCTCAATGTCATCGGTTACCCTTTAGGGTAACGCGCTAAGCTCAAGGCAGCAGACTAGCCAAGAGCAACCGGCGATTCTGTCTAGAATACCACTCTGCTTGAAGCAGACTGATGAACCCCGATGGCATACGAGGGAAGGGGGGGCGTGGCAGGATGGGGAGATGGAGAGTTATCGGTAAATAGATAGAATAACTGCTCTACTGTGAGACATGGGGTGTGAGACATGGGGATAGGGAGATGACAGGCCCCACACGCCAGAGAGTTTAGCTCAATACTTCATCATAGGATTCTTGCTTGAGTTTCCGTTCCATCAAGGACTCCACGGCTTCTTCCGGGGAAATCTCGTGATTTAACAGCCGATGGACTTCGTAGCTAATGGGGATATATATTTTCTCGCGACGGGCAATTTCATTGAGTACATGGGCAGTATTGACACCTTCAGCGGTACTCCCTAGTTCTTCTAGGATCTGCTCCAGCTCTTTGCCTTGGGAGAGGCCATAACCGACTCGGTAGTTGCGGCTGAGGGGGCTGGTACAGGTGGTCAACATATCCCCTAAGCCTGAGAGACCAAAGAAGGTTTCGGCTTGGCCCCCTAAGTGAGTGCCAATGCGAATCACCTCTGGGATAGCCCGGGTGATCAAGGCGGCTCGGGCATTGTAGCCTAATTTGAGTCCGTCACAGACACCGACGGCAATGGCGATGATATTTTTCAGGGTGCCGCCTAATTCGGCTCCCAGGGGATCCGTGCTGCTATAGGCCCGAAAGTTCTCGCAGGCAAAGAGGTGTTGCACGGCTTCCGCGGCTAGCACATCTTCACTGGCAACAACCGTGGCCGCGGGTAATCCCTGTTCAATTTCCTTCGATAGGTTAGGCCCTGATAGCACCACGATGGCGTGGTTGGGAAAGGTATTGTGGTAAATCTGCGAGGGAGTGAGGGTGCTTTCGGGGTCAAGCCCTTTGGTGGCGGTGACCAAGATGGTGTTCTCGGGAATGGAGAGGGCTTTTAGGCGTTTGGCCACCTCTGAGACCCCTTTCATGGAAATAGCTGAGAGGATAATTTGGGCCCCATCGACGGCCTCTGCCAGGCTGAGATCTCCTCGCCGGGACCAGATGCGCACCTGATGCCCATTATTGGTGGCCAGGGCAGCCAAGGCAGTTCCCCATGCCCCGGCTCCCAAGATAGTGAGATTGACCTGGGGAGCGTGCTTTAGCTGGGTAAATAGGGCGTCGCGAGTCTCAGCAGTCATGAAAAGTATGGTTAAACGAGTGGCTATTGTCCATGGCCCATTGTAAGCCGCTTCAGTCAGAACTAGCGGTAGCCGTCTGTAGGGGAGTGGGCAGGGCACCGGCTTGCAGCTGATAGTCTGGAATGCAGTTAGCTGTCATGTAGCTGTGATAGAGCTGAATGTTGCGATCGCACCGCTCCTCACTCCAGCCACAGTAGGTTCGCAGCACATCGGCCACCACGGGCAGCGCCCCAAATCCATACTTTTGGTGCATGGCAATGGTGGTGCGCCGACGCAGGATATCGGTAAACCGCTGAGCCATCTCAGCCTGTGCCGCAAACACGATCTGAGCCTTGATGTCTAATAGTCCAGCCACAATCGGTTCTCCCAACTCAGGCTGCTCATCCACTAGCGCCAACAGTTTTTCAGTGCGAGCACCATACATGCCCAACAAATGATCCAACACTGGGGCCGGGATGCGTCCCTGATAACGGGCATGGAGCTCCTCTACCCGGGGGTCATCCAGTAGGATTGCTCCCGGCAATGGCCGCTTGTGGGTAGGACAGGCCGGAATCGCCTGTTTACGCTTGCGAAAGACAGCGTTGACAAATTCTTCGCCCACCTGGCGATGGGTGGTCAGTTTTCCGCCAATCAATGAAATTAAATTACTCGCCCCTTCCTCCGTGTGGTCATGGAGAATGTGGGCTCGGGTAATACTGCCAGCCTTTTTACCTTCGGCAAACGGTAGTGGGCGTACCCCGGAATATGTGAACTTAACGTCTTCACGGGTCAGATGAGCGGCCGGCAGCACTCGATTTGTCTCAGTGATGAGATAGTCAATCTCCTGATCACTAGCCTTGATGTGGTCCAGAGGGCCATCGTAGCGCTCGTCGGTGGTGCCGATCAGATACTGACCTAACCAGGGCACAATGAAATAAGGACGACCATCAGATTTGGCCTCCACATACAACGCGCCTTCAGGGGCCCCAGGGAACGGGTCAACAATAATATGGCTGCCTTTCGTTCCCCCGATCTTGCGGCCCTTGCTGAGCTGCGAGGGATTCAAGCCACACACCTTATCTACCCAAGGCCCCGAGGTATTCACCACAACGGTTTGCTCGTGGGTCTGTAGTTGGAAGGTTTCTCCACCCAGAGTATCCCGGCAGGTGAGCCTGACGACGCGATTTTGCTCCGTTTCGATGGCGACCACTTCGGTGTAGTTCATCACAGTAGCTCCCGCCTGTTGGGCATCCAGTAGGTTTTCCAAACACAGGCGCTCTGCATGTTCAGCCTGACCGTCATAATATTGGGCGGCTCCAGTCAGCTCCTCCGAGTCAATGGCGCGAAACAGCTGCCGTACACTGGCCTTAGACAGCATGCGATGGTTTGGCAGGGATTTGTCATAGCTAAGCAGGTCATAGAGAATCATTCCTGCCTGAATAATGCGGTAGCTGCGGGAACCACTGCGATAGATAGGAATTGTCATCTGAATCGGCTTAGCAATATGGGGAGCAGTATGCAGCAATACTTCCCGCTCATGCAAAGACTCTCGCACCAGGTGAAATTCAAAATACTCTAAGTATCTAAGGCCGCCGTGAATTAAGCGCGTCGACCAACTGGTCGTGCCCCCAGCAAAATCATCCTTTTCCACCAGAATCGTTTTCAGGCCACGGAGGGCAGCGTCCCGGGCCGTCGCCGCCCCATTAATGCCGCCACCAATGATAATGACGTCAAACGCAGTATTCTCGATCGCTTTAAAGTTACGCATGGGTCAAGAAGTCTAATCAATGGGATGGAGTTAATGAACAACTGCCCTCCGGCCAGCCTTAGACTAACGCAGGTTCTTCGGCCTCAGCGACAATCGCCTTAGCTTCCCGGAACATATGGTTAGCCCACTGTTGCACGTCATAACGACGTACCGCTTCATACAGCTTTGTCATCCGCTGCTTTTGCTCGTCAGGGGACATATCTAACGCCAAATCAATACAGTCATCCATATGCTTATCGGCATAGGGATTGGTTAACACCGCATCCGGCAACTCCACCGCAGAGCCTGTAAATTCGGAGAGAATCAGCACCCCATCTTCTCCGGCATGGGCCGAAATATATTCCTTAGCGACTAGGTTGAGGCCATCTCGTAGGGGAGGGATCCAAGCAATATCAGCGGTCTTGTAAAAGGCCATCAAATCATCAAACGGCACTGGCTCAGTAAATAACACAATGGGCGTCCAGTTTAATTTCGAGAAGCGGCCATTGATTTTGCCCACAAGCTGCTCGATCTGGCTCTGAGCCGTCTTGTAAACCCGCATGCCCGCAGCGGCTTTCACTGCTGTCATGATCAAATTTACCTTCCCTTGCCACTCTGGGCGCCGCTCCAGGAGGCGCTCGTAACACAACAGCATTTCGCGGGCACCCTTGACATAGTCCACCCGACCAGCTGAAACAATCAGCTTGTTATCACCGATATCGTCACGAATTTGCTTCACCCGCTCTTGCACAGAGGGCTTGTTCACCATCTCCTGAATGTAGCCAGGATTGGTGCCCACCGGGAAGGCATCCACATTGACAATGCGCCCCTGGTACTTCAACTTGGTGGTCATCTCAGGTTCAGCTAGGGCTGTACCAAAGGGAGTAAAGGCCTCTGGCACCGGTTTTTTTTCCACCAGCTCCACATCCCGCAGGCTACGAGCTGCAGAGACGAAGTTCTCCACATAGCGGGGAATATGGAACCCACAGAGATCGCAACAGAGTAGGCTATCTACAATGGCCTCTCGCCAATGCAGAATATTAAACACATCCGCGGCTGGGAACGGCGTGTGATGGAAGAAGGCAATCTTCACATTGGGCATCTTCTGCCGAATGTAATAGGGAGTCAGCCACAGGTTGTAATCATGGATCCAGATCAGGGCATCCTCTGCCGCTTCTTCACAGGCTGCTTCGGCAAAGAGTTGATTGATATAGGTAAAGTTTTCCCAGTCGGAGCTTTCGTAGGTGAAGTGCTCTGGGAATGAATGCAAAATTGGCCAAAAAGCTTCCTTGGCCGTGATGTAGTAGAAATTTCTAACTCGGTCAGCAGTCAGGGGAATGCGACGGATCACCGCCTCGTCGCTCCACCCTTCCATGGTGACTCGATCCTGAAACTCTTCCTGCTGTTTGGCGGTTACCTGTTTCCAGGCAATCCAGGTACTACTCTCGGCATTGGCAAAGAAACTTTTTAAGGTTGGCACAATGCCGTTGGGACTTTTCTTCTCACGGTAGATGGTTTTCCCATTTTCCTGGACTTCGTCGTAGGGTTCTCGGTGATAGAGAATGACGAGGGACGATTTCATTAGGGTGCCTCCTAACGGCTACAAGAATGGAACGGAGCCAGCGGCCTCCAACCTGAGTTGGCTCCTAGACTCGGATTAACAAGGGCTGGCTATCTGACGAGGTCATGGCCAAGACAGTGCTGCAGCCAAGCCACGATCATGATTAACCCCAAGCGTCTCGGTCGCAGTGGGGCACAGAACCATTACCCTTGTCAGGTAACCCTGTGCTGACAAACTGGTAGGGTAAACCTCACCAGTTCCCTGAGGCTTGACTCTGAAATAGCCAATTCGATTCCCCCTGGGGCATTGATGCAGAGTGGTATTGGTCATGACTGCCGGCAACGGGCGATATCCTCGATAAGCTGCGCTAACGGATGTCAACAATGACACGTGACTACTCCTCGACACTACCCCTCATAGCTATGAGTAAGCTGGTAAATGTCTTGGCAGTACATTAATGGTCTGGCTCTAACCCTATACGGTAAGCCCCTACGAGAGGGCTGAGGTCGCCTACAGTATACCCACCTCACTCAACCGTTGTGAACGCCCTAGGCGCTACTGTGGTTGCCTGACTGTAGGGATAGTCGTCATAATGGGAAGCTAGCTTCTTTCAGATCGGCTCTGAGGTTGGCAGTACTCAGGGAATTGCTACTCCTCACTCTGAAGTACTGACTGAGGGCTGATCCCGATTAAGGGCAAGGGCGCACTAGAAGCCCTGTAAAGGACCTGCCCACAGCACAATCAAATTCCTGAGAATCGCTTGACCCGGCCAGCTATTGCAGGCAACTATTAGGGAAAGGATCAAAATAAAATTTAATTATCAATATATTTATGGAAACCTTACCCGAACAGATAAATTTCACGCCAGCAGATCAAGGGGATGCCCCTGATCGGGTTTAAATTTTTCATTAGGCATCATCATAGACCCGTGGTGTCGCTTAAACTCCCTTACCCTCGCCGGGAATCTCATAAGCTCAGGGATATCACTGTTAGACTGATGGCCAAGACAGCTATATCTCACCTCGGTTGACCCCCGGGGAAGGAGTTTTATAGTTAGGGGTTTCCCCAGCAGGAGCATCACTCCGCCCCCATGGACTATCTGGCCCAATGGAGGTCTAGGCATCTCAGGTTACCCCTTATCTGCCGCCAAGGAATAAAGGGGTAGGTCTTTGACGGGGATGAGCTGCCAGGTATCGCCCAGCAAAGAGGATGTCTAGAACGTCTGATCGAGGTCTCAAGCATGTCTACGTCCAAAAGCTCAAGACCTTCAAAACTCTGGGCTTTGGCCCCAGGCAAGTAGCGCGGTCTACCGATAGGCTAACCTTTTCAAACAGCCCTCAGATACAGTTGCTCCAGGCAACCCAATCGGCACTGAATCAGGTATTGCGAGGCATCGTGGTTGTAAAAACAGGAAAAGCGGCAAAGCAGAAAAAGACAGCTCCCCGGCTCTACCTAGTGGAGGATGAGACCCATACGCTCTTGGACTGGGCTATCTCGATCATGAAGTCAGATGATACCTTCTTCGGCAAGGGCCAGAAGCTGGCTCGTCGGTTGGGGGCCCATTATCGCCGGGATGGCTTGACAGAATTTGGCTTCTGGACGCCGGAGCTGACGGCGGATGTAATCCAGTCGGAACGAACCCTGGAATTAGAAATTTTTACTCCTCTGCAGCCCATTGATTTTCGGGCCCCCCAACAATCCTTGAAATTTCAGCGCGATCGCATCCCTGTGGCTAAGCAGGGCGAGTTCACCTGGGCAGTGGTCGCCGGCATTAGGGCCGGGGAACGGGACCAGGCCGGCTGTTTTTACTGGTTACGCTACGTCGATGCCGACGGCCATATTCACATCATCCGGGATCCCCTGGCTTATTCCTTGCCCTATGGCGTCTTTGCCCCGGCTGAGGTTTATGACATGCGGCGGCTGCAGCGACATCGGGGAGATCTGAACTATTTCCGCCGCACCGCTGCCCCTAAAGGCATCCCGGATGCGCCAGTGCCGCGGGTGCCAGCTCCGACGAATATCTTACAGATCCATGTCAAAACCGCTTCTCCAGACGGAACCTTAGAAGGCCTCACCCAGGTTTATCGCCGTATTTCTGACCGATTGGCTGCCGGTGACCTGCTGACGCCAGCCGAAGAAGTCTACACCGGCTATGATGCCGTGCAACTGCTGCCGGTAGAGCCCACCATCGAATATCGTCGAGAAGACACCAACATCGATCACGAGTTTTTTGCCATCACCCCCGATGACGAAGCCAACCTCAAGAGCCAAGCCACCCTAGAGATCACCCTACGCAAAGCCAATACCCAAAACTGGGGCTATGACGTTCCTATCCTGGGGTCATCGGCCACCAATCCCGCTGTCCTCGGCAGCCTGCGGCCAGACGAGGTAGTCGACTTTGTCACCACCTTACATAACTTTTCGGCGGGGTCCATTCAGTTGATCTATGACGTTGTCTATGGCCATGCCGATAACCAGGGGCTAGAACTGCTGACGCAGCAATTCTTTAAGGGGCCCAACATGTATGGTCAGGACTTGAACCATCAGTTGCCCCAAGTGCGAGCTCTGCTGCTGGAGATGCAGCGACGCAAGATCAATACCGGGGCTGACGGTATTCGAGTAGATGGTGGGCAAGATTTTCGATTCTTCAATCCCCTCTCAGGGCGCGTGGAACAGGATGACGCCTATCTACTGGCCATGAGTGATGTGGAGCAAAATATTCAGGGCTATCGCCGCTACCTGTTCACTATCTTCGAAGACGGCCGTCCCTGGCCAGAGGAAGGCTGGGAGGAAAAGTCGACCTACCGAGAATTGATCGACATTAAGCCCGAGTCTTTCCAGTGGGGACCACTCATCTTTGCCCATAACACTCCGACCCTACAGGGATTCTGGGATCGCAAATGGCGGCGGGTGTGTGAAGTGATTTTCCAGGGAGATCATTGGATTACCGGCTGCGGTAACCACGATACCGTGCGGCGAGGGAATCAGATTAGCCCCGATAGCAATATCAACTGGAATCTGGGCAAGACGCTACCAGAGGTACTAAACCGGGCCTATAACAATTCAGCCACGTTGCTATGGGTCCATGGCTTCAGCCCGGGGCTACCTATGGACTTTCTCAATGCTAGTGTTGGTACCCCCTGGGGCTTTTTCCGCAACACCGACGATCGCTACGGCGTCAAGGTGGTTTCGGAGGAGGTGGGCTTTCTAGATTGGCAGATTGAGCCGGCCATGTACGATCGCATCGATGCCTTTCCCCGACTCAAGGCCCTAGGCTTCCAGGATTTCAATCAATTACGAGATTTTTCCTATGCCCTGTGCGAGGCCATGATCGAAACCGACTATGACTTGGGCAAAGTGGCCGATATCTGCCGCCATTGTCTGGGAGAGCACGATGGCGTCTGCGAGGTTCCGGCCCTGGGGGAACTTAACGAGCCTAACTTACCCCACTTCTTAGCCACCTTGGATGTGCCTAAACTCAAGGCCTTTGCCATGGCCTTCATGGAAGACGGCCACGACATGTGTAATGTCTCTCGCTATGG
This portion of the Halomicronema hongdechloris C2206 genome encodes:
- a CDS encoding cation:proton antiporter domain-containing protein; this encodes MDAPFEVTLQIVLTVLAGISAQVIAEYFKVPSIIFLLLFGIGLGPDVLDWLHPQSLGIGLEVMVALSVALILFEGGLSLELKDLGQVSTSLRNLVTTGIFVTLIGGGMAAHWLGEFPWPLAFLYASLVVVTGPTVINPLLRQVKVDRKVAALLEGEGVLIDPVGAILAVVVLDIILNGDAAPISVVSGLLIRLGIGAAIGALGGAIIGLFLKRADFLSEELRNLVVLAGLWGLFGLAQNIRSESGLMAAVVAGIVVRALSVPDERLLRRFKGQLTILAVSVLFVLLAADLSIASVFALGRGALLTVLVLMLIVRPLNIWLCTRDSDLDWRQKTFLSWIAPRGIVSASVASLFGILLTDNGISGGDAIKALVFLTIILTVLVQGLSARWVAQLLRLTSSQSSGAVVVGCNPLSLLIARLYKEHGESVVLIDTDEEACQQAEQENLKVFLSSALDVNVLEEAGLASAGTLLAMTNNGEVNAVIAQKALEEFQPPRVLAVFPKDKSPETLPSKSRVQPALTPQISLKTWNNYIRDGAVRLGETRLRSEGTLFQQAHLKALIRSKELVPLLVERDNRLRVALAEDTWQVGDRIIYLLHDPKPKLLKRLSGGNQPTKLTLETLPTVEEVPMPSPMVEPPPPPPPTATSSADGAMALDQDSPNGRTPSSPAGEPSEAQPEPEAQSESEEG
- the gghA gene encoding glucosylglycerol hydrolase; the encoded protein is MSRTSDRGLKHVYVQKLKTFKTLGFGPRQVARSTDRLTFSNSPQIQLLQATQSALNQVLRGIVVVKTGKAAKQKKTAPRLYLVEDETHTLLDWAISIMKSDDTFFGKGQKLARRLGAHYRRDGLTEFGFWTPELTADVIQSERTLELEIFTPLQPIDFRAPQQSLKFQRDRIPVAKQGEFTWAVVAGIRAGERDQAGCFYWLRYVDADGHIHIIRDPLAYSLPYGVFAPAEVYDMRRLQRHRGDLNYFRRTAAPKGIPDAPVPRVPAPTNILQIHVKTASPDGTLEGLTQVYRRISDRLAAGDLLTPAEEVYTGYDAVQLLPVEPTIEYRREDTNIDHEFFAITPDDEANLKSQATLEITLRKANTQNWGYDVPILGSSATNPAVLGSLRPDEVVDFVTTLHNFSAGSIQLIYDVVYGHADNQGLELLTQQFFKGPNMYGQDLNHQLPQVRALLLEMQRRKINTGADGIRVDGGQDFRFFNPLSGRVEQDDAYLLAMSDVEQNIQGYRRYLFTIFEDGRPWPEEGWEEKSTYRELIDIKPESFQWGPLIFAHNTPTLQGFWDRKWRRVCEVIFQGDHWITGCGNHDTVRRGNQISPDSNINWNLGKTLPEVLNRAYNNSATLLWVHGFSPGLPMDFLNASVGTPWGFFRNTDDRYGVKVVSEEVGFLDWQIEPAMYDRIDAFPRLKALGFQDFNQLRDFSYALCEAMIETDYDLGKVADICRHCLGEHDGVCEVPALGELNEPNLPHFLATLDVPKLKAFAMAFMEDGHDMCNVSRYGEELDPSVSHFGLKLREFRRHHPWLQQNFTGRDRFNRISDDQRTIFYGYRSHLDPDHGHGLDEVVMIAHMGGEPMVVNPGDWLQLDMTEWQVVVASPGLNLEDLADLRGFELRDGQGVLLKSVPRSAPSTANLSLEERLGARH
- the glpD gene encoding glycerol-3-phosphate dehydrogenase; the encoded protein is MRNFKAIENTAFDVIIIGGGINGAATARDAALRGLKTILVEKDDFAGGTTSWSTRLIHGGLRYLEYFEFHLVRESLHEREVLLHTAPHIAKPIQMTIPIYRSGSRSYRIIQAGMILYDLLSYDKSLPNHRMLSKASVRQLFRAIDSEELTGAAQYYDGQAEHAERLCLENLLDAQQAGATVMNYTEVVAIETEQNRVVRLTCRDTLGGETFQLQTHEQTVVVNTSGPWVDKVCGLNPSQLSKGRKIGGTKGSHIIVDPFPGAPEGALYVEAKSDGRPYFIVPWLGQYLIGTTDERYDGPLDHIKASDQEIDYLITETNRVLPAAHLTREDVKFTYSGVRPLPFAEGKKAGSITRAHILHDHTEEGASNLISLIGGKLTTHRQVGEEFVNAVFRKRKQAIPACPTHKRPLPGAILLDDPRVEELHARYQGRIPAPVLDHLLGMYGARTEKLLALVDEQPELGEPIVAGLLDIKAQIVFAAQAEMAQRFTDILRRRTTIAMHQKYGFGALPVVADVLRTYCGWSEERCDRNIQLYHSYMTANCIPDYQLQAGALPTPLQTATASSD
- a CDS encoding NAD(P)H-dependent glycerol-3-phosphate dehydrogenase codes for the protein MTAETRDALFTQLKHAPQVNLTILGAGAWGTALAALATNNGHQVRIWSRRGDLSLAEAVDGAQIILSAISMKGVSEVAKRLKALSIPENTILVTATKGLDPESTLTPSQIYHNTFPNHAIVVLSGPNLSKEIEQGLPAATVVASEDVLAAEAVQHLFACENFRAYSSTDPLGAELGGTLKNIIAIAVGVCDGLKLGYNARAALITRAIPEVIRIGTHLGGQAETFFGLSGLGDMLTTCTSPLSRNYRVGYGLSQGKELEQILEELGSTAEGVNTAHVLNEIARREKIYIPISYEVHRLLNHEISPEEAVESLMERKLKQESYDEVLS
- the ggpS gene encoding glucosylglycerol-phosphate synthase; its protein translation is MKSSLVILYHREPYDEVQENGKTIYREKKSPNGIVPTLKSFFANAESSTWIAWKQVTAKQQEEFQDRVTMEGWSDEAVIRRIPLTADRVRNFYYITAKEAFWPILHSFPEHFTYESSDWENFTYINQLFAEAACEEAAEDALIWIHDYNLWLTPYYIRQKMPNVKIAFFHHTPFPAADVFNILHWREAIVDSLLCCDLCGFHIPRYVENFVSAARSLRDVELVEKKPVPEAFTPFGTALAEPEMTTKLKYQGRIVNVDAFPVGTNPGYIQEMVNKPSVQERVKQIRDDIGDNKLIVSAGRVDYVKGAREMLLCYERLLERRPEWQGKVNLIMTAVKAAAGMRVYKTAQSQIEQLVGKINGRFSKLNWTPIVLFTEPVPFDDLMAFYKTADIAWIPPLRDGLNLVAKEYISAHAGEDGVLILSEFTGSAVELPDAVLTNPYADKHMDDCIDLALDMSPDEQKQRMTKLYEAVRRYDVQQWANHMFREAKAIVAEAEEPALV